The following are from one region of the uncultured Hyphomonas sp. genome:
- a CDS encoding MerR family DNA-binding protein — protein MSIGQLARAGAVGVETVRYYQRQGLMALPARPAGGGAAGGTRKYGAADLERLHFIRSAQAAGFTLKQIARLIVLDATSDRSEVRQMARDRIDALDARIRELRDARTALQKLAHQCDHAEDGPCPILKAFEA, from the coding sequence ATGAGTATCGGTCAACTCGCCCGCGCTGGCGCGGTGGGGGTCGAAACCGTCCGCTATTATCAGCGTCAGGGCCTGATGGCGCTGCCTGCCCGGCCAGCGGGTGGCGGCGCGGCGGGCGGCACCAGGAAGTATGGCGCGGCAGATCTGGAACGCCTGCATTTCATCCGCTCCGCTCAGGCCGCTGGCTTTACCCTGAAACAAATTGCGCGGCTGATCGTACTCGACGCCACATCAGACCGGTCCGAAGTGCGTCAGATGGCCCGCGACAGAATCGATGCACTGGATGCCCGGATCAGAGAGCTTAGAGACGCCCGCACCGCCCTGCAGAAACTCGCCCACCAGTGCGACCATGCCGAAGATGGCCCTTGCCCGATCCTGAAGGCGTTCGAGGCTTAG
- a CDS encoding superoxide dismutase, with protein sequence MAFTLPDLPYGRDALAPHISEQTLNFHYGKHHQAYVTNLNGLIEGTDLESKSLEEIVKIAAADASKAGMFNNAAQVWNHTFYWHSMKPGGGGKPHGKAAELIDRDLGGYDEFVKAFKAAGGTQFGSGWAWLVLKDGKLAITKTPNAETPLTEDGTTPLLTMDVWEHAYYLDYQNSRPNYMDTFLTSLVNWDFVNQNLADAGA encoded by the coding sequence ATGGCATTCACACTTCCCGATCTTCCCTATGGGCGCGATGCGTTGGCGCCACACATTTCCGAACAGACCCTGAACTTCCACTATGGCAAGCACCACCAGGCCTATGTGACCAATCTGAACGGCCTGATCGAGGGCACGGACCTCGAAAGCAAGTCGCTTGAGGAAATCGTCAAAATCGCAGCGGCCGATGCGTCCAAAGCCGGCATGTTCAACAATGCCGCGCAGGTGTGGAACCACACCTTCTACTGGCACTCGATGAAGCCCGGCGGCGGCGGCAAGCCGCACGGCAAGGCTGCAGAGCTGATCGATCGCGACCTCGGCGGCTATGACGAATTCGTCAAGGCGTTCAAGGCGGCTGGCGGCACGCAGTTCGGCTCCGGCTGGGCCTGGCTGGTCCTGAAAGATGGCAAGCTGGCCATCACCAAGACCCCGAACGCCGAGACCCCGCTGACGGAAGACGGCACCACGCCGCTCCTGACCATGGATGTGTGGGAACACGCCTACTATCTCGACTATCAGAACTCCCGTCCGAACTATATGGACACCTTCCTGACGAGCCTGGTGAACTGGGACTTCGTGAACCAGAACCTCGCTGACGCGGGCGCCTGA
- a CDS encoding enoyl-CoA hydratase/isomerase — protein MSYELISYELKGNIAVIAFNDPKTMNACGVDTAQEMLHALEKAADEARCTVITGNGRGFCSGANLGKVSGTSLSHPGSKPDAGRPLDTHYNPMIVAIREHPHPVITAVNGAAAGVGCSIGLMGDMIVAAKSAYFLQAFRRIGLVPDGGSTWLLARTVGRVRAMEMALFGEKLPADKALEWGMINKVVEDDQLMATALEWAETLSTGPTVALAGMRKLIWDATETGFGDALHEERLAQRKAGRTADFAEGVKAFLEKRPAEFHGK, from the coding sequence ATGAGCTACGAGCTGATTTCCTACGAACTGAAGGGCAATATCGCCGTTATCGCCTTCAACGATCCGAAAACGATGAATGCCTGCGGTGTCGATACCGCACAGGAGATGCTGCACGCCCTCGAAAAAGCCGCCGACGAGGCGCGTTGCACCGTGATTACAGGGAATGGACGGGGTTTCTGTTCCGGCGCCAATCTGGGCAAGGTCAGCGGAACGTCGCTGAGCCATCCGGGCTCCAAGCCCGACGCTGGCCGCCCGCTGGACACCCATTACAACCCGATGATTGTCGCCATCCGCGAACACCCGCACCCGGTGATCACCGCCGTGAACGGCGCGGCGGCAGGGGTGGGCTGTTCCATCGGCCTGATGGGCGACATGATCGTCGCGGCGAAAAGCGCTTACTTCCTGCAGGCGTTCCGCCGCATCGGCCTGGTGCCGGATGGCGGCTCCACCTGGCTGCTGGCCCGCACGGTCGGCCGGGTTCGCGCCATGGAAATGGCCCTGTTCGGCGAAAAACTGCCTGCCGACAAAGCCCTGGAGTGGGGCATGATCAACAAGGTCGTCGAGGATGACCAGCTGATGGCGACCGCGCTGGAATGGGCCGAAACTCTTTCAACCGGCCCGACGGTCGCTTTGGCCGGCATGCGCAAACTGATCTGGGACGCCACCGAAACCGGTTTTGGCGACGCGCTGCACGAAGAACGCCTCGCACAGCGCAAAGCAGGGCGGACAGCGGACTTTGCGGAGGGCGTGAAGGCCTTCCTCGAAAAGCGCCCGGCAGAATTCCACGGAAAGTAA
- a CDS encoding squalene/phytoene synthase family protein, giving the protein MPNTTPPLSKTQWAAIDKRVRKVDEDRWISSRYAPSAQRQALTALYALAYELARVRLAVSEETLGLIRFQWWREALTELAEGKTPREHDVCLAIAEQAAAGQLKPAALQRLVDGYEAAFVAEDRSKEPEAWLALIAASMLASHHDWAEEIRDVAPAYAALRRSETKAFGPHVKPVPKSIRPAVAHYRLRKHYSEKGEPDAVTKRLSILKAIRTGQV; this is encoded by the coding sequence ATGCCGAATACAACCCCCCCCCTTTCCAAAACACAGTGGGCCGCAATCGACAAGCGGGTCCGCAAGGTCGATGAGGACCGCTGGATCTCCAGCCGTTACGCGCCTTCGGCCCAGCGTCAGGCCCTGACAGCCCTCTATGCGCTGGCCTATGAACTGGCCCGGGTGCGGCTTGCCGTCTCGGAAGAGACGCTGGGTCTGATCCGGTTTCAGTGGTGGCGCGAAGCGCTGACTGAGCTGGCGGAGGGAAAAACGCCGCGCGAGCATGATGTCTGCCTCGCCATCGCCGAGCAGGCGGCGGCCGGCCAGCTGAAGCCCGCTGCGCTGCAAAGGCTGGTCGATGGATACGAAGCCGCCTTCGTGGCGGAGGACCGCAGCAAGGAACCGGAAGCCTGGCTCGCCCTCATCGCGGCCAGCATGCTGGCGTCCCATCATGACTGGGCCGAGGAAATCCGGGATGTGGCCCCCGCCTATGCCGCGCTGCGCCGGTCAGAGACGAAAGCCTTCGGTCCGCATGTGAAGCCGGTGCCGAAATCCATCCGCCCGGCCGTCGCCCATTATCGCCTGCGCAAGCACTACAGCGAAAAGGGCGAACCGGACGCCGTCACCAAACGCCTCAGCATCCTGAAAGCCATCCGGACCGGGCAGGTCTAA
- a CDS encoding DEAD/DEAH box helicase produces the protein MTETTFADLGLGPNILKALDESGYTHPTPIQAEAIPHVLNGGDVTGIAQTGTGKTAAFVLPMIHRLSRGRARARMPRCLILCPTRELAAQVAESFEKYGKHLKLTMALLIGGVSFKEQEGLLQRGVDVLIATPGRLIDQFDRGKLLLMGVEYFIIDEADRMLDMGFIPDIEKICAKLPPRRQTLLFSATFPTDIQRLAKTFQRDPVKIEVARPTDAATTITQHVVHLPTDGAKAKRTALRRVIESRDVKNGIVFCNRKVEVDIVAASLTKHGHDAAPIHGDLPQSVRTETLQKFRDGDLKLLVASDVAARGLDIPDVGHVFNYAPPPKDEDYIHRIGRTGRAGRTGESFTLVSPDDEKSWGFVLKMIDKDVEEYMPEGLLEEIENLPPEEKSGRGRRGSSRDSGRSRGGRGERTRGPRSRSRKEEPEAETETAATAPEETVREDTAREDKPAKAEKPAKAEKAEKPEKAEKSEKPEKPEKSEKPKRERAERKEKPTRDRKRKDDDLILDPAPEKVKGFGDDIPAFLKR, from the coding sequence TTGACTGAAACGACATTCGCCGACCTCGGGCTCGGCCCGAACATCCTCAAAGCCCTGGACGAGTCGGGCTACACGCATCCGACCCCCATTCAGGCAGAAGCCATTCCGCATGTTCTCAATGGCGGCGACGTCACCGGCATCGCCCAGACCGGCACCGGCAAGACCGCCGCCTTCGTGCTGCCGATGATCCACCGCCTGTCCCGTGGCCGCGCCCGCGCCCGCATGCCGCGCTGTCTCATCCTCTGCCCGACGCGCGAACTCGCTGCGCAGGTTGCCGAGAGCTTCGAGAAATATGGCAAACACCTGAAGCTGACCATGGCGCTGTTGATCGGCGGAGTGAGCTTCAAGGAGCAGGAAGGCCTGCTGCAACGCGGTGTCGACGTTCTGATCGCAACGCCGGGCCGCCTGATCGACCAGTTCGATCGCGGCAAGCTGCTGCTGATGGGCGTGGAATATTTCATCATCGACGAAGCCGACCGCATGCTCGACATGGGCTTTATCCCGGACATCGAGAAGATCTGCGCCAAGCTGCCGCCGCGCCGGCAGACGCTGCTGTTCTCCGCGACCTTCCCGACCGACATTCAGCGCCTGGCGAAAACCTTCCAGCGCGATCCGGTGAAAATCGAAGTCGCCCGCCCCACGGATGCGGCGACCACGATCACCCAGCATGTGGTCCACCTGCCGACCGACGGAGCCAAAGCCAAGCGCACCGCGCTGCGCCGCGTCATTGAATCCCGCGATGTGAAAAACGGTATCGTCTTCTGCAACCGCAAGGTCGAAGTCGATATTGTCGCCGCCTCGCTGACCAAGCACGGGCACGACGCTGCGCCGATTCACGGCGACCTGCCCCAGTCCGTCCGGACGGAAACGCTTCAGAAATTCCGCGATGGCGATCTGAAACTGCTCGTCGCCTCCGATGTTGCGGCCCGCGGGCTCGACATTCCGGATGTCGGCCATGTGTTCAACTACGCCCCGCCGCCGAAAGATGAAGACTATATCCACCGGATCGGCCGGACAGGCCGCGCCGGGCGCACGGGCGAGAGCTTCACGCTCGTCTCCCCGGACGATGAAAAGTCCTGGGGCTTTGTCCTCAAGATGATCGACAAGGATGTCGAAGAGTACATGCCGGAAGGCCTGCTCGAAGAGATCGAAAACCTGCCGCCGGAAGAGAAATCCGGACGCGGGCGCCGTGGCAGCAGCCGTGATAGCGGACGCAGCCGAGGGGGCCGCGGCGAACGCACGCGCGGACCACGCAGCCGCAGCCGGAAGGAAGAACCGGAAGCCGAGACCGAAACCGCCGCCACAGCGCCGGAAGAAACGGTGCGCGAAGACACCGCGCGTGAGGACAAGCCGGCCAAGGCTGAAAAGCCCGCCAAAGCCGAGAAGGCTGAAAAGCCGGAAAAAGCTGAAAAGAGCGAAAAGCCTGAGAAGCCCGAAAAGAGCGAGAAGCCCAAGCGCGAACGCGCCGAGCGCAAGGAAAAGCCAACGCGGGACCGCAAGCGCAAGGATGATGATCTGATCCTCGACCCGGCACCTGAAAAGGTGAAAGGGTTTGGCGATGACATCCCGGCCTTCCTGAAACGCTAG
- a CDS encoding glutaredoxin translates to MSSAKPVATLYRMKTPQHICPFGLKSRGLLRRKGYKVDDHLLTSREETDAFKAKHDVKTTPQTFIDGKRIGGYDDLRQFFGLPLKDKDAKTYTPVIAIFASAALMALAVSWAAFGTLLSMRVAEWFIAISMCLLAVQKLRDIDSFSNSFLGYDLLARRYVRYAYVYPFAELFAGVLMIAGALTWLAAPMALFIGAIGAVSVYRAVYIEKRDLKCACVGGESNVPLGFISLLENVMMVAMAIWMLVK, encoded by the coding sequence ATGTCATCGGCCAAACCTGTCGCCACGCTCTACCGGATGAAAACACCGCAGCACATCTGTCCCTTCGGCCTGAAGAGCCGCGGCCTGCTTCGACGGAAGGGCTACAAGGTGGATGACCATCTGCTGACCTCCCGCGAGGAAACAGACGCCTTCAAGGCGAAGCATGACGTGAAGACGACGCCGCAGACCTTCATCGATGGCAAGCGGATCGGCGGCTATGACGACCTGCGCCAATTCTTCGGCCTGCCGCTGAAGGACAAGGACGCGAAGACCTACACGCCGGTGATCGCGATCTTTGCCTCGGCGGCGCTGATGGCGCTGGCGGTGAGCTGGGCGGCGTTTGGCACTCTGCTGTCAATGCGGGTGGCCGAGTGGTTCATCGCGATCAGCATGTGTCTGCTGGCCGTGCAGAAGCTGCGCGATATCGATTCCTTCTCCAACTCCTTTCTCGGCTACGACCTGCTGGCGCGGCGGTATGTGCGCTATGCCTATGTCTATCCGTTTGCGGAACTGTTCGCCGGCGTGCTGATGATCGCCGGCGCGCTGACCTGGCTCGCTGCACCGATGGCGCTGTTTATCGGGGCGATCGGCGCCGTATCGGTCTACCGCGCCGTCTATATTGAGAAGCGCGACCTGAAATGCGCCTGTGTTGGCGGCGAAAGCAATGTGCCGTTGGGCTTCATCTCGCTGCTGGAGAACGTCATGATGGTCGCGATGGCGATCTGGATGCTGGTGAAGTAG
- a CDS encoding coniferyl aldehyde dehydrogenase, giving the protein MALDSAPTTGMAGILARQKAAHIRDGIPSAAKRIEWIDKAIDLLITYNDELVDAMCQDFGHRSKDQSAFTDIASSIGPLKHAKKHVAKWMRPEKRKSEFPLGLLGARSQIQYQPKGVIGVISPWNFPVNLTFAPLAGVFAAGNRCMIKPSEFTEVTSEVMKKAIAQYYDEEEVAVITGGPDIGAEFTALAFDHILFTGATSIAHHVMRAAADNLVPLTLELGGKSPVVLGRSADLQKAANRIMAGKALNAGQICLAPDYAFVPKEKTADFVAAATQAVQTMYPSGLKDNDDYTSIVNQRHYDRLMGYIDEAKSKGAEVIEINPTGENFAQQPHHKIPPHIIVDPSEDLKVMQDEIFGPILPIKSYSDTKQTIDYINAHDRPLGLYYFGEDAAEKDMVLNNTTSGGVTVNDVIMHIGQEDLPFGGVGPSGMGSYHGREGFLEFSHKKSVFTQTGSEMIAMIRPPYGEAFRKQVQGRLKR; this is encoded by the coding sequence ATGGCTCTTGATAGCGCCCCCACCACCGGCATGGCCGGCATTCTCGCCAGGCAGAAAGCGGCCCATATCCGCGACGGAATTCCGTCGGCCGCCAAGCGGATTGAATGGATCGACAAGGCGATTGATCTCCTGATCACCTATAATGACGAACTGGTCGATGCGATGTGCCAGGACTTCGGGCACCGGTCGAAGGACCAGTCGGCTTTCACCGATATCGCGAGCTCCATTGGCCCCCTGAAGCATGCCAAAAAGCACGTCGCCAAATGGATGCGTCCGGAAAAGCGCAAGTCGGAATTCCCGCTGGGTCTGCTCGGCGCCAGGTCGCAGATCCAGTACCAGCCGAAGGGCGTGATCGGCGTCATCAGCCCGTGGAACTTCCCGGTGAATCTGACATTCGCCCCGCTGGCAGGTGTGTTTGCGGCGGGCAATCGCTGCATGATCAAGCCGTCCGAGTTCACGGAAGTCACATCCGAAGTGATGAAGAAGGCAATCGCCCAATATTATGACGAGGAAGAAGTGGCCGTGATCACCGGCGGCCCGGACATTGGCGCCGAGTTTACCGCGCTGGCCTTCGATCACATCCTCTTCACCGGGGCGACCTCCATCGCGCACCATGTCATGCGCGCGGCGGCCGACAATCTGGTTCCGCTCACGCTGGAACTTGGCGGCAAGAGCCCGGTCGTGCTGGGCCGGTCGGCAGACCTGCAGAAAGCGGCCAACCGCATCATGGCTGGCAAGGCATTGAATGCCGGACAGATCTGCCTCGCGCCGGATTATGCGTTCGTGCCGAAGGAAAAGACCGCCGATTTCGTCGCCGCCGCGACGCAGGCGGTCCAAACGATGTATCCGAGCGGCCTGAAGGACAATGACGACTACACCTCCATTGTGAACCAACGCCACTATGACCGTCTGATGGGTTATATCGACGAAGCGAAGTCGAAGGGCGCCGAGGTTATCGAGATCAATCCGACCGGCGAGAATTTCGCCCAGCAGCCACATCACAAGATTCCGCCGCACATCATCGTCGATCCATCGGAAGATCTGAAAGTGATGCAGGATGAGATCTTCGGGCCGATCCTGCCCATCAAGTCCTATTCCGATACGAAGCAGACGATCGACTATATCAACGCGCATGACCGGCCGCTGGGGCTCTACTATTTCGGTGAAGACGCTGCGGAAAAGGATATGGTGCTGAACAACACCACGTCTGGCGGCGTGACCGTGAATGATGTGATCATGCATATCGGTCAGGAAGACCTGCCGTTCGGCGGCGTGGGCCCGTCGGGCATGGGCTCCTATCATGGCCGGGAAGGCTTCCTGGAATTCAGCCACAAGAAGTCTGTCTTTACCCAGACAGGCAGCGAGATGATCGCCATGATCCGCCCGCCTTATGGTGAGGCATTCCGCAAGCAGGTCCAGGGCCGGCTGAAGCGCTGA